From the Selenomonas sp. oral taxon 920 genome, the window GAGAGTTTGCTATGGCAGATGTATTGCTGCAGATAAAGGATCTTCACGCGGGCGTGGAGGGCAAGGAGATTCTAAAGGGGCTTGATCTTACCGTTCGCAAGGGCGAGGTGCACGTCATCCTTGGCCCGAACGGCTCGGGCAAGTCGACGCTGATGAATGTCATCATGGGGCACCCGAAGTATGAGATGACGGGCGGCAGCCTTGTGCTCGAGGGCGAGGACATCGGTGCGCTGCGTGCGTTCGAGCGTGCGCGGCGCGGACTGTTCCTCGCGTTCCAGACGCCGGAGGAGATCCCCGGCATCACGGTGGAGAATATGATCCGCACGGCACGTCAGATGATGACGGGCGAAAAGGTCAAGCTCATGCCGTTCCGCAAGGAGCTGAATGCGATGATGGCAGAGCTGAAGATCGACCCGAGCTATGCACAGCGTTATCTCAACGTAGGATTCTCGGGCGGCGAGAAGAAGCGCAGTGAGGTGCTGCAGCTGCTCATGCTGCAGCCGAAGTTGGCACTGCTCGATGAGACCGATTCGGGACTGGATGTGGATGCCGTACAGATTGTGTCCGAGGGTGTGTCAAAATTCCATACAGCGGAGAATTCCTGTCTCATCATTACACATAACGCGCGCATTCTTGATAAGCTGAAGGTGGATCGTGTGCACGTGGTTGCGCAGGGGAAGATTATGCGCGAGGGCGGTGCAGAGCTTATTCAGCAGATCAACAAGGAAGGTTTTGCCAATATCCTTGCGGCGCAGGATCAAGTGGGGTGAGCCGAATGGGGGATTTTGTACCAAAGAAAAAGACGCAGGTCGCCGACATTGAGCGGACGATTTACGATATTACCAATGAAGATCGCTCGGCGTATAAGTCGCAGTCGGGTCTGACGGAGGAGATTATCCGCGACATTTCGGAGAAGAAGAATGATCCGCAGTGGATGCTCGATTTTCGTCTGAAATCATTGGATGTTTACCACGCGATGCCAATGCCCGCATGGGGGCCTGATCTCTCCGAGCTGAATATGGATGAGATCGTGACCTATGTGCGCCCCGATGCGAAGATGGTCGGGGACTGGAACGAGGTGCCCGAGGACATCAAGGATACGTTTGACCGTTTGGGCATTCCCGAGGCAGAGAAAACGTCGCTCGCGGGGGTTGGCGCACAGTACGACTCTGAGGTGGTCTACCACTCGATTCAAGAGTCGCTTGTGGAGCAGGGCGTTGTGTATACGGACATGGAGACGGCGCTGCAGGAGTACGGTGACATCGTTCAGCAGTATTTCATGACGCTTGTGCCGCCGAAGGCGCATAAGTTCGCCGCGCTGCATGGTGCGGTCTGGTCGGGCGGTTCGTTCGTCTATGTACCCGAGGGGATCAAGGTAGATATCCCGCTGCAGTCCTATTTCCGACTGAATGCGGCGGGGGCGGGGCAGTTCGAGCACACGCTTATCATTGTGGAGAAGGGGGCGAGCCTGCATTTCATAGAGGGGTGCTCTGCGCCGAAATACAATGTGACGAATCTCCATGCGGGCTGTGTCGAGCTGTTCGTCAAGGAGGGGGCACGGCTGCGCTACTCGACGATCGAGAACTGGTCGCGCAATATGATGAACCTCAATACGAAGCGTGTGAAGGTGGAGAAGGATGGCGCGGTCGAGTGGGTCTCCGGCTCGTTTGGCTCACACGTCTCGATGCTCTATCCGACGAGCATTCTGCACGGGGAGAATGCGACCTGTGAGTTCACGGGCGTCACGTTCGCCTCGAAGGGTCAGGAGCTGGACACGGGCGCGACGGTGATCTTTGACGCGCCGAATACGTCGGCGAATATCAGCACACGTTCGATCTCGAAGTCGGGCGGTGTCGCGATCTACCGCAGTGGGGTCAAGGTGACGCCGCGTGCGGTCGGGGCAAAGTGCTCGGTCAACTGCGAGTCGCTGATGTTGGATGCGGAGTCGCGCAGCGATACACTCCCCGTGATGGATGTCGCGTGCGATGCGGTGGACATCGGACACGAGGCGAAGATCGGGCGGATCAGCGACGAGGCGATTTTCTATCTGATGAGCCGCGGGATCGACGAGGAGGAGGCGCGTGCGATGATTGTGCGCGGCTTTGTCGAGCCGATTGCGAAGGAACTGCCGCTTGAGTATGCGGTTGAGATGAACAACTTGGTCAACATTGAATTGGAAGGAACGATGGGGTGATGGCAATGCAGGACGTGTTTAGCCGTATCCCCATGCCGACATGGCGCTGGCTCGGGGTCAATGATCTCCCCGTGCCTGCGGGGCTTGCGGATACCAACGATGAGATCAGGCTCTCCGTCGCTGCGGGGGAGCGTTCAAAACATATTGTGGAGCTGCGCGAAAACGGGGCGCAGGAGATCTATGTGGATGTCGCGGAGGGTGCAGAGCTTGCGCTGACCTACATCCAGTTTGCACCGACGGACGTGCCTGCGGCGAGCCGCATTCATGCAAATGTGGCGCGCGGAGGACTGTTCTCCTGCACGCTCGTCGAGGCGGGCGCTGCGCATACGGCATCGGAGTTGCGCGTGACGCTCGCGGGCGATGAGGCGCGCGCGGATGTCTGGGGGCTGTACTTTGGTGATGAGGAGCGCAAGATCGACCTCAACTATATCATCCGTCAGGAAGGCCGCCGTACGGACGCAAACATGCAGGTGCGCGGTGCTCTGTTGGACCATAGTGTCAAGACATTCCGCGGGACGCTGGACTTCGTTCAGGGAGCGCGTGGCTCGGTTGGCAAGGAGGACGAAGAGGTCACGATTCTCTCGCCCCATGCACGCAACCGCAGTGTTCCGCTCATGCTCTCACACGAGGGCGATGTGGACGGGCATCATGCGGTCAGCATCGGGCGGATGGACGAGGACAAGCTCTTTTATCTGATGAGCCGAGGGCTCGACGAGCGTGCGGCGCAGCAGCTGATTGTCGAGGCATCCTTTGAGCCGGTACTGGCGCGTATTGAGAGCGAAGAGCTGCGTGCGGAGATCGGCAGCTACCTTGAGAGGAGACTTTTGGGTGGAACGCAGGAATAACGAGTATTTGCAGGATTTCCCGATCCTGCAGACGAAGATGAACGGTCGCCCCATTGTCTACCTCGACAACGGAGCGACGACGCAGAAGCCGGAGGCGGTCATCAAGGCGGTCGCCGACTACTGCACCTACTGCAATGCGAATCCGCATCGGGGGGCATACGAGCTGTCGGTAAAGGCGACGGATATCTATGAGACGGCGCGTGTGCGGACGCAGCAGTTCATTGGTGCGGCACGCCCTGAGGAGATTGTCTTTACGAAGAATGCGACGGAGGCGCTGAATCTCGTCGCATACAGCTACGGACGCGCAAATATCCGCGAGGGCGATGAGATTGTTATCACCATCTCGGAGCATCACAGCAATATTGTTCCGTGGCAGTTCGTCGCCAAGGCGCGCGGGGCGACGCTCAAGTACATCTATCTCGCGGAGGACGGCAACCTATCGGCAGAGGATATTACGGCACAGATCACGGAAAAGACGAAAATCGTCGCTGTGACACATGTGTCGAATGTGCTTGGTCTTGTCAACGATGTGCGTACGATTGCCGACCGCGTTCATGCGGTCGGGGCAGTGATCGTCGTGGACGGCTCACAGAGCGTGCCGCATATTGCGGTGGATGTGCAGGCGATGGATGCGGATTTCTTCGCATTCTCGGGACATAAGATGCTCTCCCCGATGGGGATTGGCGTGCTCTATGGGAAGTATGACATCCTCGACGCGATGCCGCCGTTCCTCTTTGGCGGCGATATGATCGACTATGTTGGCGAGCAGGAGACAACCTTTGCGGAGCTGCCCGCGAAGTTCGAGGCGGGCACGCAGAACGTCAGCGGTGCATCGGGGCTGATCGCGGCGATCGACTATCTCGAAAAGGTCAGCTTTGACCGCATCGAAACGATCGAGCGCGATCTCATTTCCTACGCGCTGCCGAAGCTGCGCGAGCTGCCATTTGTGGAGCTCTATGGCTGTGACAGTACGCGCGACAACAAGACGGGCATCATCACGTTCAACGTGAAGGACGTACACCCGCATGACGTTGCGTCGATTCTCGACAGCTACGGTGTTGCCATTCGCGCGGGGCATCACTGTGCACAGCCGCTGATGCGTTATCTCGGGCAGAATGCGACCTGCCGTGCGAGTTTTTACCTCTACAACACACACGAGGACATCGACCGGTTCGTTGAGGCCCTGAAAAAGGTACGGGGGGTGCTCGGCTATGGCGACTGAGGGATCGGCACTCAGCGATCTCTATACGGAGGTCATCGGCGAGCACAGCCGCTCGCCCGAGAACAAGGGCGCACTCGAGACAGCGACCGTGCGCGAGCGCGGGCACAATCCAAGCTGCGGCGATGAGATCACGCTCGAGCTCGAGATTGCGGACGGCGTCATCAAAGACGGCGCCTTTACGGGTGTTGGATGCGCGATCTCACAGGCGAGCACGGACATCATGATCGACCTCATGCGCGGCAAGACGGTCGAGGAGGCGCATCGGCTTGCACAGCTTTTTACCTCAATGATCAAGCGCGAGGTGACAGACGACGAGGTGCTTGAGGAACTGGATGAGGCAGTCGCGCTCAAAAATATTTCGAATATGCCCGCGCGTGTGAAATGCGCGGTGCTTGCATGGCATACGCTTGAGGATCTCTTAAAAGAAGGACAAACGTCATAAGACAAGGGCTGCTTTGGGAAGTTTTTCGCTTCTCAGAGCAGTCCTTTCGTATTTTTCATTGTATGAATACTAGCTTTTTTGTGCATGCCCATGTATAATAAACAAGTATTGTAAAAATGAGACAATAGAAAAGGTGGGAATTCGATGCGGATGACAACGGCAATGAAAGCCATCGCTCTTGGCATCGCGGTGCTCGGACTTGGCGTTACGGCGGGCTGCGGCGGCGATCAGAAGGCAAGCGGTGAGAAGTCGTATAAGATCGGCATTGTCCAGCTGGTCGAGCACAATGCTCTCGATGCAGCGAATCGTGGGTTCGTGGATGGACTCAAGGCGCGCGGCTACGAGGAGGGCAAGAACCTCACGATTGATCGCCAGAATGCACAGGCGGATCAGTCGAACCTCCAGAATATTGCGCAGCGTTTCGTCAGCGACAAGGTGGATCTTATCTGTGCCATTGCAACTCCGGCAGCGCAGTCTGTGGCGAATGCGACGAAGGATATTCCCATTGTTGGAACGGCGATCACGGACTATGTGAGTGCAAAGCTTGCGCAGACAAACGAGAAGCCGGGCGCGAACATCACGGGGACGAGTGATCTCAATCCAATCAGGGAGCAGATCGATCTTCTTATCAAGCTCTATCCGAATGCAAAGACCATTGGTACGATCTACTCTTCGAGCGAGATCAACTCTGAGATCCAGATCAAGGCAATGACGGAATATGCTGAGTCAAAGGGACTCAAGGTGCGTGCGGCGACGGTCTCGACAGTCAATGATATCCCACAGGCGGCACAGAGCCTTGTCAATGATGTGGATGTGTTCTATGAGCCGACGGACAATGTCATTTCCTCCTCCATCCCAACGCTCGTCGGCGTGACGGATGCGGCGGGCAAGGCTGTGATCTGCGCTGAGCCGTTCATGGTGACAGGCGGCTGTCTTGCGACCTACGGTATCGACTACTACAAGCTCGGTGTTCAGACGGGCGACATGGCGGCAGACATCCTCGAGGGCAAGAAGAGGCCGTCGGATATGCCGATTGAGACGGCACGCGAGCTCTCTCTCATCATCAGCAAGGGGAGTGCGGCAAAACTCGGACTGACGATTCCGGAGGATGTACTCAAGGATGCGACTCTGGTGGACTAATACAGAAATAGAAAAGGTGGGGATTCGATGCAGATAACAAAACTCGCAAAATGTGCTGCGCTCAGCATCGCTGCCCTCGGGATTCTGGTGTCGGCAGGATGCGGGGAGCAGTCAACGAAGGGGGACAAGACCTACAAAGTTGGAATTGTTCAGCTCGTGGAGCACAGCTCACTCGATGATGCGAATCGTGGGTTCGTGGACGGGCTTAAGGCACGCGGTTACGAGGAGGGCAAGAACCTCACGATTGATCGCCAGAATGCACAAGCGGATCAGTCGAACCTCCAAAATATTGTTCAGCGTTTTATCAGCGACAAAGTAGACCTCATTTGTGCAATAGCAACCCCTGCGGTGCAGTCGGCAGCCAATGCCACGAAGGATATCCCCATTGTTGGAACGGCGGTAACGGACTACGTGAGCGCAAAGGTGGTAAAGTCGAACGATGCGCCGGGCGGAAATGTCACGGGCACAAGCGACCTCACGCCGATCGCCGAGCAGATTGATCTCCTCATGAAGCTCTATCCGAACGCAAAAACAATTGGAACGATCTACTCCTCGAGTGAGGTCAACTCAGAGATTCAGGTAAAGGCGATGAAGGAATATGCTGAGTCAAAGGGGCTGACCGTGCGTGTTGCAACGATTTCGACGGTCAACGATATTCAGCAGGCGGCACAGAGCATGGTCGACGATGTGGATGTGTTCTATGAGCCGACGGACAATGTGATTGCATCGGCGATGCCGACGCTCACGAGTATTACCGATCCGGCGGGCAAAGGCGTGATCTGCGGCTTTGCCGGCGGTGTCACAGCTGGGGCTCTTGCAACGAAGGGAATTGACTACTATAAGCTTGGTGTCCAGACGGGCGATATGGCTGCGGATATCCTCGAAGGAAAGGCTAAGCCGGCCGATATGAAGATCGAGACGGCACGCGATCTCGTGGTTGTCATCAACAAGAAGAATGCGGAGAAAATCGGTCTGACGATTCCTGCCGATGTACTAAACGGTGCAACGATTGTGCCGTAAGTAAGCCGAACACAACGGAGCGGGCACGCAGCGTGTCCGCTTTTTTTCTGAATCTCGAGGGAGTGACGTTATGGATCTCGTCGTTGCGACGGCGGCACAGGGAGTCCTTTGGGGACTCTATGCGCTTGGCGTCTATCTGACCTATCGCGTTTTGGACATTGCCGATCTGACGGTCGAGGGCAGTTTTCCTCTTGGTGCCGCCGTTTCTGCCGCTATGCTCATAGCGGGCTATACGCCGCTGACGGCAATCCTTGTTGCCTGCGCGGCTGGATGTGTCTCGGGCGTTATCACAGGATTTTTCTGTACGAAACTAAAGATTCCCGCACTGCTTGCTGGAATCTTGACGATGATCGGACTCTATTCCATCAATCTGCGCGTCATGGGTAAGGCGAACCTGCCGCTCCTGCAGCAGGAGACGCTCTTCACTGAGTGGAATATCTGGGGGCTCGATACAGCGACGAACATCCTTCTCATTGGAACGGTTGTAGTTGTAATCGCCATCCTGCTTACGTATTGGTTCTTCGGCACGGAGTTAGGCATGGCGATCCGCGCGACGGGGGCAAACCCTCATATGATCCGTGCGAACGGTGTCAACACGGATATCATGATCGTACTTGGGCTGCTCCTCTCGAATGGCATGGTCGCGATTTGCGGCGCACTCGTGGCACAGAGCAACGGCTTTGCGGATGTCGGCATGGGGACGGGCACGATCGTCATTGGCCTTGCGTCCGTTATTATCGGCGAGGTGCTCTTCGGCACGCGCAGCTTCAAGAACTGGCTGATCTCCGTTGTGCTCGGCTCGATTGTCTACCGTGCCGTCATTGCTGTTGTGCTGCAGCTTGGCATGCCTCCGAATGATCTCAAACTCTTCACGGCAATTCTCGTTGCAATTGCACTTTCGCTGCCCCTCATCCAGTCGAAATATCACGCGATGAAGAAGGGGGCGGAGTGATGCTGCATATCGAGGATATCAAAAAGACATTCAATCCAGGGACAATCACGGAGAAGAAGGCGCTCTCGGGCATTACCCTCCACCTTGCACCCGGCGATTTCGTCACCGTGATCGGCGGCAACGGCGCGGGTAAGTCCACGCTGATGAACGCGATTGCGGGGGCGATCTCCGTAGATACAGGAAAGATCTGCATCGCAGGCGAGGACATTACGAAGTGGCCGGAGCACCGTCGAGCGAAGTTCATCGGACGTGTATTCCAAGACCCGATGATGGGGACGGCGGCACGCATGATGATCGAGGAGAATCTTGCGATCGCTGCGCGGCGTGGGCAGACACCGACGCTGCGCTGGGGCTCGACGAGCGAAATGCGCGATGTGTTCCGCGAGAAGCTTGCACGCCTGAAGCTCGGCCTCGAGGATCGCCTATCTTCGCGCGTCGGACTGCTCTCGGGCGGTCAGCGACAGGCACTGACCCTTCTTATGGCGACGCTTGTGAAGCCGAACCTGCTGCTCCTCGACGAACATACGGCGGCGCTCGATCCGAAGACTGCGGCGAAGGTGCTTGAACTCACGCAGCAGATTGTCGCAGAGGATCAGCTCACAACACTCATGATTACACATAACATGAAGGATGCTCTGCGCTACGGAAATCGCCTCATCATGCTGCATGAGGGGCGAATCCTCTTCGATGTGCCGCAGGAAAAGAAGCAGGGGCTCACGACGCGCGACCTTCTCTCTATGTTCGAGCAGGCGGCGGGCAGCGAGCTCGCTAATGATAGTCTACTCCTAAGCTAATCGAACATTAACGCCCTTCACAAGGCGTTCTAAGTCGATTCCGTTATATTATCTATGAAAGCAAGAGATACTAAGAATGCAGATATGCTTTCATACTCTCTGACTTTCGGTGCGTATTCTGCGGCCTTCCCTTCCGCGGAATTCACATACATTCCCTACATTTCTTTCTCTCTATCGAAAATACGCCTCCTGCTGCCCGGCAGGAGGCGTATTTTCTTGCGCGAACTTGCTATTTTGGGGATTCGTAGTAAAATAAGGGGGAGTAAATCGAACGGATGAACGGAGGTGTGTGATGGGGAACGGATGGTCTTCCGACATTTCGCAGCGTCTTGTCGGGCGTATTTATCGCGACGAGGCGATCCCAAATGCGCCCGTGCCCACCCCAAAAACACCGACGCCGAAGCTGCTGCTTGCCATGCGCGCACTCGTCACCACCACGCACGACTATTGGCAGTCGCGGGCGGAGCTGTTTCTGAAGCAAGCGCGTCTGATGGTGAACTATGAGGATGACTATGTTTATAAAGGCGTGGTCAATCAATATTTTCCGACGTATGATTCGCTCTCGAATGCACAGCTGCGCGGCTACTTCACATGGCGGACGGCGGTGCGGCAGGGACGGGTCGAGAAGCGGGGGATGTCCTATGCGTCTCTCTACGTCTATGAACTTCTGCATCTCATCGGTTGCAGGGACGCACAGGATGGCTATGAGAAGCTGCATTCCTTCTGTGAGGCATATCGTGCGCTTGACCCGCAGATCGGTCACTATATTGTGCATTGGGAAGATGAGTTCGTTATCTACTATGGGCTTGATTCCAAACTGATTACATGGCGTGGCAATGCTCTCTCATATTGGGAACAGGATGATGCCATCTGTACGGTGCTTCATCACACGGAGCATACGACAGAGGAAACAATGTCGGCGGTCTGCGTTCTCTCCTCCTATCGTCTGGAACGCTCGAAGCTCTACCGTGCTCATACGGCAGAGGTGAATGCCGTCGTGCTCCGCGTGCTGGATCACGCTGCGGAGTACTATGAGAAGCATCGTCAGATCAGTTTCTTTGACGATTTGATTGCCGTGGAGCAGACTGCGCCCGTCCGCCTCTTTTCCTCTGCGGTATTTCAGCCGCCCAAGGAGGAGCCGGATCGCGTCTATGAGGTACATCCTCTGCGCCGCTATGAGTGCGTGAGCGGGTACTGGACGCTGCACTCGTATGAGCGTCCAGAACGTGCGGCACAGCGTTTGGGCGTGTTTTTGCGCGGAGTGGATGCCGGACTGCGTGCACATTTTGGAATCACAGCGATCCAGCCGCCAAAGCTGAAAAAATGGCAGGCAAAAATAATTGATGAGGAGATCACCGCCTTTCTTGCGGAGCAGAGGGCAGCAGAGGCGCGGCGCGTCCGACTTGACTTTTCGCAGCTTGCGCGCATTCGTGCGGATGCCGATGTGACGCAGGAGCGGCTGATCGTGGAGGAGGAAGAGGAACCTCCGATGATGCCCATTTTTGAGCCTTCTCCTGTCGTTTCTCCGTCATCCTCTGAGGATACGCTGCCCGCCGCTCCCGTGACGGCAGAGGGGGCAGGGGATATCAATGGTCTGGATGCGTCGGAGCTTCGCCTGCTCCGCACACTCCTCGGTGACGGTGATCTCGCGTGGGTGCGCACGGAGGGGAGGATGCTCTCCGTCCTCGTCGACGGCATCAACGAAAAACTGTACGATGATTTTGCGGACACGGTGATCGAGGGCGATCCGCCCGCCGTTGTTCCCGATTATCAGGACGAACTGATAGAAAGGTATCTGCATGGCTGCGAATGAACCGAAGAAAATCCCGCGCCGTATTGCCCAGACACTTGTGAATGCCCTCAAGGGCGGCGTCGTGCCGCGCATCGGTCTTCCGTACATCACCGTCGGACGTCGCAGCGAGATTGAGGCACTGCTCTCTGATGTGGAGATGATCGAGGGCGGTGGGGCTTCGTTCCGCTTTATCGTTGGACGCTATGGCAGCGGAAAGAGCTTCCTTTTGCAGACGATCCGCAGCTATGTGATGGCAAAGAATTTCGTCGTGGTGGATGCCGACCTCTCGCCCGAGCGACGCTTGCAGGGGACGCGGGGGCAGGGGCTCGCGACGTATCGTGAGCTCATTCGCAATATGGCGACGAAGACAACGCCCGAGGGCGGGGCACTCACGCTCATCCTTGACCGTTGGATCAGCCGGGTACAGCAGGAAATCGTGACGGAGGACAGTATCGCCCCCGAGCATCCCGATTTTCCTGCTGCTGTTGACCGGCGGATTGCCTCCATCATCTACGGGCTGAACGATCTCGTGCATGGGTTTGACTTTACGCGGATTCTGACGCTCTACTATCATGCCTATCGGGACGGCGATGATGAGAAGCGGGCGCAGGTTGCACGCTGGTTTCGCGGGGAGTATACGACGAAGACCGAAGCACGGCATGATCTCGGCGTGAACATCATCATCACGGACGACGACTGGTACGAGTATCTGAAACTCTTTGCCGCATTCCTGCGGCAGGCAGGTTATGCAGGGATGCTCATCCTCATCGACGAACTCGTGAACATCTACAAGATCCCGCACGCGGTCACGCGCCAGTACAACTACGAGAAGATCCTAACAATGTATAACGATGCGATGCAGGGGCGTGCACAGTACCTCGGAATGATTCTCTGCGGCACGCCCGCGTGCATGGAGGACACGCGGCGCGGGGTCTACAGCTATGAGGCTCTGCGCTCACGACTCGCCGAGGGACGCTTTGCAGGGGAGCATCGTGACCTGCTCTCGCCCGTGATACGGCTCGCGCCGCTTACGCATGAGGAGATGCTCGTGCTCATCGAAAAGCTTGCCGCCATCCATGCGGAGCTCTATGGATATGCACAGATTGTCACGCAGGACGATCTCGCGGACTTCATCCGCATCGAGTTCGGACGAATCGGTGCGGACACACATATCACACCGCGTGAGGTCATCCGTGACTTCATTCAGGTGCTCGACATCATCTACCAAAATCCGACATTGAAACTTGCGGATTTGCTCGGTTCGGAGGAGTTTTCGTACGCACAGAATGAGGTGGAGGGCGCAGAGATCAGCGCACAGTTCGCGGAGTTCGAGCTATGAGCGTATTTGACCGCTATGCGCCCTTCGTGCGTGACTATATCTACGCACAGGAATGGCAGAGTCTGCGCGGCATCCAGATCGCGGCAGCGGAGGCAGTCTTTGGGACGGACGATCATGTGCTCCTGACAGCATCCACAGCGGCGGGCAAGACGGAGGCGGCGTTTTTCCCGATCATTACGCTCTTTCACGAGAGTCCTCCCACATCGGTTGGATGTATCTACATCGGACCGCTCAAGGCGCTGATTAACGACCAGTTCGAGCGTCTGACGGAGCTGTGCCACAGGGCGGACATCCCCGTCTGGCACTGGCACGGAGATGTGGGGCAGACGCATAAGGCACGCCTGATGAAACGTCCGTCGGGCATCCTGCAAATTACGCCGGAGTCGCTTGAGGCATTGCTCCTGCATCGGCACATGGCGATTCCGAAACTGTTCGGCGATCTGCGCTTTGTCGTGATCGACGAGCTGCACTCCCTTCTGCGCGGCGATCGCGGCGGGCAGACGCTCTGTCTCATCGAGCGGCTTTCCCGCATCGCGGGCGTGCAGCCGCGCCGCATCGGGCTGTCGGCGACCATTGGCGATGCCAAGCGTGCGGGGGATTTTCTCGCGGCAGGGACGGGACGGGAGACCCTTGTGCCGCAGATCGAGGCAAAGGGGAGCA encodes:
- a CDS encoding TerB N-terminal domain-containing protein, with amino-acid sequence MGNGWSSDISQRLVGRIYRDEAIPNAPVPTPKTPTPKLLLAMRALVTTTHDYWQSRAELFLKQARLMVNYEDDYVYKGVVNQYFPTYDSLSNAQLRGYFTWRTAVRQGRVEKRGMSYASLYVYELLHLIGCRDAQDGYEKLHSFCEAYRALDPQIGHYIVHWEDEFVIYYGLDSKLITWRGNALSYWEQDDAICTVLHHTEHTTEETMSAVCVLSSYRLERSKLYRAHTAEVNAVVLRVLDHAAEYYEKHRQISFFDDLIAVEQTAPVRLFSSAVFQPPKEEPDRVYEVHPLRRYECVSGYWTLHSYERPERAAQRLGVFLRGVDAGLRAHFGITAIQPPKLKKWQAKIIDEEITAFLAEQRAAEARRVRLDFSQLARIRADADVTQERLIVEEEEEPPMMPIFEPSPVVSPSSSEDTLPAAPVTAEGAGDINGLDASELRLLRTLLGDGDLAWVRTEGRMLSVLVDGINEKLYDDFADTVIEGDPPAVVPDYQDELIERYLHGCE
- a CDS encoding ATP-binding protein; translation: MAANEPKKIPRRIAQTLVNALKGGVVPRIGLPYITVGRRSEIEALLSDVEMIEGGGASFRFIVGRYGSGKSFLLQTIRSYVMAKNFVVVDADLSPERRLQGTRGQGLATYRELIRNMATKTTPEGGALTLILDRWISRVQQEIVTEDSIAPEHPDFPAAVDRRIASIIYGLNDLVHGFDFTRILTLYYHAYRDGDDEKRAQVARWFRGEYTTKTEARHDLGVNIIITDDDWYEYLKLFAAFLRQAGYAGMLILIDELVNIYKIPHAVTRQYNYEKILTMYNDAMQGRAQYLGMILCGTPACMEDTRRGVYSYEALRSRLAEGRFAGEHRDLLSPVIRLAPLTHEEMLVLIEKLAAIHAELYGYAQIVTQDDLADFIRIEFGRIGADTHITPREVIRDFIQVLDIIYQNPTLKLADLLGSEEFSYAQNEVEGAEISAQFAEFEL